The DNA region TcgtcaaaacatgtatttaggccGTCATGTGGGTCATGTCaagtaaaaatatgtgtttggtgcatcATGTGGACATATGTCCGTCATGCGTCATTtaaaaatacgtgcctgctttTGACGCTTCGAACAGATTTATGATTAAAGAAACGTTTGTGTTTGcgagatactcgcttaatctcatgtgtaatcagagtttactatTAAGTTTGTGTGTTGTGagtattttgtgtatgtgtgtgcagcaggcacatattttgacatgatgcatgatgcacataggttacATTGACGCACCGAATGCGATGACAAGCCACaaacatgacactccaaacaaaTATCGTCCGGCACTGCTAAATCAATGTGAAGAGTAAAATCAGATAGATCAGTTATTTAAGAGAACTTTATTTTGTACAAATACTTCCTAAAACTTCCTAAAAGGTAATAACAGAAGaacagttcaccaaaaaatgttctCATAATTTAAGCCCGAAGTACAGTCTGTTTTATACGTATACGCGACCCGACCGTACGTGCACAGTCGAacacacagccttgcaaagtatacgTTACTTGTCTCGTGCATGTATGTACACAGACATTTAACGCATGCGCATTGctgcaaaatgcaatgcatctacTGGACTGCATGTGTGCACTCTTCTGATGATAAAAATCATCCGTACTGTACGCAGACGCTTGCATGCATGTAAAGAGTGGACCATACTTAGCCCTTAACTCACCCCCAGGCCATCCCAGATGTATACGACTTCCTTTCTTCAGCTTAAcgcaaagttttatttaaaaaaataggtttCGGAGAATGATAAATTTTTTTAGCCATATTTTGCGAAAACAAAAGAGATCAGATTACATGGAAAATGACAGTTTGCCATCATTCTTCATTGGTTGTTACATCATGACTGTAAACAGATAAAAGAGGACCCAGCTACAATATAGCATGTGTGACTGGGTACTGAGGATGGTAATGAATTTATTTGTGGAAGCTTGTTAATTTCAACAGTTGCTTAGAATTTCATCTAGTTGGCTCCTTCGAATCTGAAGAGTTCTGAATGGCAAGCATCATTGACATTTGGGAAATCACCTGTTGTTAAAACTAAGAAAACCCTGAACAGCAATAGTCAATATCATCATCAAATTTTAATTTGGTCAGATATTCGTTTAGATGACATTTTTtctaatatataatttttttatgtgtttgaTTTCACGCAATACTGCAAACCCTGATGACATTCAGCGAAGACAAGTCAAAAGCAAACTTCTTCGTATGATTTCTCAAATCGTTCTCATGCTACTTTTATGTCATCCATGTGTCGGTTCTTGCTGCGCTGCATGAAGTTGAACACGCCTAAAAACTCTGCAAGgaacctgcagtttaatgtttcaaacagagatggtgatagagaggcaaacgttacagattgcagctttaatataaaaaatttttttgtgtttaactGAAAAAAGGATGTCATTTACACATAGGAGAGTCATACAGTCTACACAAAGTACAGTTATtagaattttcatattttggCAATACTCCTTTATCAAAGAAGCCTGTGAAGCAAGACAGACTCATCTGTTGTCGTCTTAAAATAGTGTAGTGTGCAATCTTTAGTAGGATGGTTATGTGTGCTTTGTATTTTAGGAACTGGCTGGTGACAGAGCCCTCGTGTGGCCGTGATCAATGTGTGGCGTTATTCTACCGATCCTCCAACTCTGCTGGCCAGAAGGAGCTCAACGTATTCAAGTGGATTGACTATAACTGCaatttcaaaaataattttatctGCAAGTACTCAGATGGTAGGCCTTTATTAATGTTAGTTGTCACTTAGCATAGACAACAAATCTGAGACATGTTTAAGTTCAAACAAGGATAATAAGATTATGTAAAGACTGAAGTTTTGTTGTCCCTTGTGTGTTTAGAGAAACATCTTGTCTCCACTCCGGCAAATAATGTGACCGCACACACAGGTAAACAAATACATTTGGGCTAGTTTGGGGCTTTTTGATGGTTTATAAATTTAACAAGCACTGCGTGATAAGTCTTTAGAAGCTATTTAATCTGCACTTGAATAGACTAGTTTATATGAAttcataaatataaaaagtaggAATATTAAAGTGTTCAAATATAATGTATGAGATATTTGCATTTATAGTGACCtttcattaaattaaaatacttGATTATACGAAAGTTGGGATTAATGTGGATATGCACATTCTATCAATATTTCCCCTACCTTAAATCTGTTTATATAGGTATAGATTGCACCCATTTTAAATTTTATAATTTAGTTTTATGACCCTTAGAATTAAATGTGAAaattttttgttctttttctATTTAACGCTGACTGTATATGTAAATAGCATCCACGTGTGAAATGAGCAAGCACACTTTGCTACAAACGGGGTTGTAAAGTTTAGTAAAGCATTTAACTGCTTTATCTTTCAATAACAGCCTCTTTGAAAAGTCAGATTTGCATTATGATTCTATTGCCTTGGGCAAAAGTTTTGAGAATGACATAAGTattcattaattcattcattcattcatttattcattctagtctgctgcttcagtgtttttacatctttttgtCAGATGTTACTATGGTATACCAAAGTATAATTACAAGCATTTCATAAGTGTCAAAGGCTTTTATTGACAGTTACATTAAGTTTATGCAAACAGTCAATATTTGCAGtgttgatttttcttttttgtaattCGCCCTGGCATGCTGTCAATCAACTTCTTTACCACATCCTGACTAATGGCAGCCCATTCTTGCATTATCAATGCTTGGAGTTTGTCAGGATTTTTGAGGTTTTTTTGCCACCCGCCTCTTGAGGATTGACCACAAGTTCTCAATGAGGTCAAGGTCTCAGAGTTTAATGGCCATGGAAccaaaaatgttgatgttttgttccCTGAGCCACTTCGTTATCAATTTTGTCTTATGGCAAGGTGCTCCATCATGCTGGAAAAGGCATTGTTCGTCACCACACTATTCTTGGATGATTGGGAAAAGTTGCTCTCAGAGGAAGTTTTTGTACCATTCTTTATTCATGGATGTGCAAAATTGTGAGTGAGCCTACTCCATTGGCTGAGAAGCAACCCCACATGTAAATGGTTTTAGGATGCTTTACGGTTACTGATGGGCTTACCTTTTCTTCTCCAGACAAGCTTTTTCCGGATTATAACACTGTCCCTTATGTTTTTCCTGGAGGGAAGTGGCTCAGTGGCAACTGGTGGTGCCCTGATCCCTCAGCTGAATCAGTTTTAAGAGACACTCCTGGTGCTCGCTGGACTTTCTTGTGCACCCTGAAGCCTTCTTCACAACAATTAAACCTCTTTCCTTGAAGTTCTTGATGATACGATAAATGGTTGATGTTGGATAAAAACTGAGGCAGcagaaaatttatatttttgtcattCTCGAAACGTTTTGTCAATCCATGCTGAATGAAATGGAATTTGATCAGGAATCTTTGTAGAAATCTTTGAAGCTGATACATCATTTACTGTGATGCTTGATTTTAGGTCATGATGATTTGACATTAATACCAAAGCATCCTCCTATTACTAGGGACAATGACAAGATAAACACAGAACTCTCAGAGTCATCAGGTAATGATGTAATGAACAATGAGTTAAATAACCATAGTATCAATATCATTTTATGATATTgatataaaaaattcttaaaagtGCAATGTGggatttttagaaggatctatTGATAGACACACAATATAATGTACATTACAATATTATCAGtgatgtataaagaccttacataatgaaccgtatagtttttattaccttagaatgaaccATTTTTATCTATATACACCGAGGGTCTTCTTACATGGCAGTCCCTGTCATGTTTCTaaagtagccctaaatggacaaactgttctacagagcgTGTTTCTTCGCAACTTttacatgtttgtcctgtggcagctaccgtacagtagcttctcattgcgtttcgaaattgaggttgtttgcaattcgcaatctcactgCTAGTTGCCGCTAAAAACCTACATTAcacctttaatttttaatatacTGATTGTTTCATTGTTAACAGCCTTTTGAATATGTCTGGTTTTATTTCTCAGTTTCATTTTCAGATGACACGGGTAATATTTACTACATCCTCCTGGCTACTGTACCTGTAATGCTGCTGTTAATATTAGTGGTGTCAGGGGTGTTCTGTTTTAGAGTAATGACCAAGAGGTGAGTAATGCAGTGCTAACATTCATAACATTTACTTTGTTATCTCCATCTGTTATGCTactgtacatactgtaataTTCATAATAACTGTCTTTGCAGGAGAAAAGagcaaaatataatatatgCGGTTCCAGGGCAGTGGGTGCGCACCGCACCTCCAAAAAGTCAAAACGAATACGAACACACTGACACGTTGAAGCAGCCCGTAGCTCATTTGGAATACATGAGCTCTGACATTAATAGACCTTTTATCTTTACATCTGCAAGCGGTCAGGACTATGAGAACGTTCAGAGCAGCACCACACAGTGTGGGTTTGTTACCAATGACATTTATGAGAGCTCCACTGCAACAGAGGCTGGATGGGTGGACAACGACATCTATGGATACTAAATCACGCTATATGTTGACTGTAAGTCtgacctctctctctctagcaTGGCTGGATCTCCCTCCATTTTTAATCTCATCTCCAGCATGTATGCTTGATTTGATGCTCACTGTGTCAACTGGTGGGGAGGATTGGGAAGCTTGCGAGGGTGTACAATGATTCCCATAACTGTAGGACTTGTACAAAGAAGCGTTTAGGTGTCATCACATTGTGAGAACTTCCTCTGTGGAAGCTGGTATCCTGGAACGTGACCCTCCAGTAAATTCACAAAGCAGCGCAATGACCTCACAGCTCATCACAACAACATTCCTTTGTCTCTAATGCCCACTGTTGCTCCTTGGTTTTAAAGTTGAAGTTAAAGTTATCTGCTTGCTTATTCACATGTGCTGGGCAGAAGCAACATATGGGCTTCTTTAGGATCTactattgaaatatgtttttctttgttttaaacaaaaaactaaataatgACTCATAGCAATGATATAAATGTACAGGACATTGGTTATTGTAACATATTAAATATGATTTTAACTTTTGAGTGCCATATTAAGCAAATGTGAGCAATTCAAGCATGCTTGTAAATTGATTGtacatgttgtttttataatgTCAACAAGTTTGACTTGTACCTGTACTGTATATAGAAGCTGAAATGGGCCTATtatatgtgtgttttatatgtttttatatatacatttgtatcaattttataatattttgacTTATTGTATTTCATAATAAAGAGTTTGAAGCTTATGTTCATGCATGTTTTCCAtgcattataaatgtaaatgtactcaGGTTTACATGACATGAGTAACTAAGTTTTACATTGTGTTCCTTTATAATGACACGGTTTGTGATATTGTGAGCTGTGAGTGTTAAACTCGCGTTTTCTTTTAAAGTTCATCATTAATCTGCGAGTTGTCCTGACGTCAGAAAGCAGTATTGCAACAAGACGAAAATATTTATGACATCTTGATGACTTCAGCATGTTGCCAGGAGATGTCGCCATTTGACAGGAAACGAATGGCACTGCTTACCACACAAGGTATTCGTgagccataaatgcatttgtttattttcagtATGAATACGAAATAAAACTACCAGATTAATAATAATTCGGTGTGGCATAACTATTTAAATTCACACATATTTTACATCAGTTTTATGAGATTAATGGCTGGAGTTTAATCATCTGTTTTacaaaaattatggaatttttaaaaattgttgCACACCTGCTTTGAGTTTTGCAATTTCGAAATGAAAACCCTTATAAAGTGAAGTGTTCGTAAAATGCCATGGGCCTAAATTTGAATAAATAAGATTTAATCATTTAGCAGACTCGTATCCAAAGCGACAAATGAAAGAGcatttaacattagttaacaaGAACTAGCAATGCACAACACTttttaagcatttattaatcttagaacgtttacatattttattacatGCATAGTAGGcaacatgcatttttttatcaCAAAGATTAacttaatgcacaatgaactaaaaATAATGAACAATTATATCTgttaaataacataaacaaagatgaataaatgccgTAAAAATATGTTGCTTTTCGCATTACCTAATGTTTATGAATGATATagtaataaacaaacaaacaataaaataattaaaggaAAATTTTGTAATAAAATTATCAAGCACATAATCGACTGATAACACCGTTTACATAGATAACGCAACGAAAAGCACGTCCCACTCGTTCTCATTCCTCGAGTGAAGCACGCGCAAGACTTTATCAAGTCGCTGTCGACAGGGTTTCACAGGCAGCTATCAACTACAGGCGCTCGAGCAAACAGGCCGACGCTCTTTTAGAATAGCAATTCTGCCGGTTGACGTAAGAGGTGGGTCTCGTCGCCTTGGAAACCAATTGGCACCCGAGTGTGGAACCGCTCCGAAGCCCCGCCCCCTGTACAAATACCCCCATAGGCTCTGACGTCAATGTACGTCAACCAGAGAACATGATGCCTCCTGCGAGTCAACTCGTGTAGTCGAGCAAACAGAACTGAAATATTATAGCACTATTGTATCGAGGGAAGGTGGCGTGACACATCGGCGCGCTcccgctcgctctctctctctctccctctctcttggTAAGATTGGAGCGGGCCGTCAACAAGCAAACTGGCCGGCAGAGCGGGATTTCTACCGGGTCTATTTTTGATAGACACATTTTAGCCTCGTTATCTCGAGGCTGAAGTGGCAGATCTTTAGCGGGCGTCTCACAAAAAGCATGGTGATGGCTGACTGTCACCAAAAGCCAGTGCTTCGCGCTCCGGTCCGAGTGGGTTTCTACGACATCGAACGGACTCTTGGAAAGGGAAATTTCGCGGTTGTGAAACTGGCGAGACATCGTATAACCAAGACAGAGGTGAGTTGATCTGCGATCCACTTACGCGTGCGTAAAAACACTGTTAGGAAGTAGAAAGATTTGAGTGTAACAAACTTTTACAGTTTTAGCAGAAGCACAATAGTCAACTGTCACAAGCTTGCATGAGGACTTCAGTGTTTATAGTAGGAACCTGCTGTTACTCTTAGATCAACCTGTTGTCTCACAGACAGTAAGCTGAAGCATATGCAACATTGCATGCACTGATAAGCCTAACAGTCTAATCCCTCTGACAAGTCAACTTTAgtgtaaacacaaaacaaagaaagaaagagaaatgcACTGGACAATAGCAAGAAGTCATGCTGGGTTAAGTGCCCTTTAATGTGGGCCATCCTGTTGTTGATTTGTGCAATGGTTGCATAATGCCCTGTACATACACGCAcatgtacagtatacagtatatactgttACTATAAACACTTCTGGTTAGATGCTAACTGCACTTCCCTGACCCTGTAACTTACTTGCACACAATGACAAGGTTGAATCTAATCATGTCTAATAAGCAACCATagtcattttttaataatatatttgcAAAGAAACACTGCTAAGCATTGGACACATGGCAGCTTGTCACTATAAATGTGTTTCTTTTAcggcaaaaaatgtatttaagatGGTAAAATGCTGTCGTACGTGCAAGACTTCATATTTCACGCCTGGTCAGTGGCCTCCTGCGGTCTTTGAGACTGCATTTGcagatgtaaatttgtaaaGATGGTATTGGATTATGTTGTACACAGCTGATGCATCTCTGCAATGGTTGCTCTGGGGCTGCTTTATTTCTGCAGGGACCACAGTGCATATTTTATCAGCACTTCCCATAAGTCTCTTGTGTTTGGTGATTTCCCTGTACATCCTCTGTGCTTTGTTATATTATACACACTCATGATATTGTGTTTCTTCTGGTTTGGCACTACTGTTTGTTAGCTTTATGTATATATGAGGATTGAATCGGTGTAACATGCATGTTACAATTAGCATTAAAATTTAGGCAGGTGCATAATGACAGATGTATTGTGCTTGTGTCTGTTGCAGTCTGTATTCCTTTATGTATATCAGATGTTTTTTAGGTTTGGTTTTATATTGGCATTTCTTGGTTTGAACAACAAGAAACATTGTAAAACATAAAGACTTTATCGGTGTAATGATAAAGGTCAAAGTATCGAAATCAGTTCTGTTTTTCTGCTACTGTATATTTGCTTTATGAACATTATACTGTTTTACAACCCAAAGAGTGCTGTGGCTTGACTGTTTATGAAATTTTAAAAGCTTCTGTTCTCCTATTTGTCTGACAAACGATGAAAATCTGTTGCAAGATGATGGGATAATTTGGATCATTAACTTAATTCAGCAGTTAAGACATCAACCAGATGTTCAGGTGTCTTGTTTTTCTTTGCTCATGTGTAATCCACCTTTGATCTAGGCTGGGATTGGCATGGACTGGATAGACTGGCACTGCGTTCCGCAAAAAGACTAATGAATTAAACCGAGAGCGCATTGAAGAGTAGCTCGAGGCATTAGGCTCAATGCCAATGTACATTTCTCTTTGTGCCTTTGATTCAACAGGTGGCTATAAAGATCATTGACAAGACACAGCTGGATGCCGTAAACCTGGAGAAGATCTATCGTGAAGTACAGATTATGAAAATGCTGGACCATCCGCACATCATTAAACTGTACCAGGTAATGCATTTGCCTAATTAAGCTAATAAAGTACACTTCTTTCAATGCCAAAAGGTTTTGATACAGCCAACAAATTAAACCCAAACAAACATCTACCAGATTTCCAAGTTAAAGCCAAACGCATTTAAATTCACACACTGAAATGACCAAGCTGGAAACCGGCCTGGTTTTTAGCTGGAGATCTTTCACACTCTCGAGCTGAAGATGAGATAACTTCCCCCCTGGTGTGACTTCACTCCAGCATTATGTAAGGCTTTAGGTCACATTGGTTTTTGGGAATGTGAATAGCACTTCATTATTATACAACTCAGGGGCAGAAGTCCAAGCCTTGCCGTGTAATCATAGTGTATCATTATTTCCAACAGTTACTCCATTCAAACGGCATGGGTCAATTAGTCATTTCCTGTCAGGACCCATAAACAGAGGGCCGCTCCGCAGGCCCCTGCTGTCTCATCTCTAACCCCCGGTTTCCCTCTGCCCCATCTGCCACCGTTCGGGTCCCTAACACCAGTCAGCTGCTCAACGCATTCACACAAATACGTAACGCAGTACCAAATGGTCGATTTTTGCTGTGGTGTTCTGCATCCATTCACACGTTTGCTGCATTACGAAATCATTTTCTTCTCATACAGACTTCTCTCATACTGAATCACATTTGCTCTGTTGGAATTCCTAGGCGTTCCTAGTTTTAAGGcgttgtactgtatgtgtgctcCCAGCATTTTATATGAATGATCTTTGGTTTACATCCACCAatttaaaaactatataaatagctcagatgcaaaaccctctagaTGCGtctgttttcttttaaatgagcatttttttattcGGCTATTATGTTTAGGTTtagtaattttacattaaaggcacgatgcatgatttttaaataacactttgga from Paramisgurnus dabryanus chromosome 8, PD_genome_1.1, whole genome shotgun sequence includes:
- the laynb gene encoding layilin isoform X2, coding for MEFMKVIGAVLALCFQPGCASKAFNDQRICRRGTEKPCYKIASFQDSRLRVSFEAARKKCRDDAGELLSIETENEQRLVERFVHEFKASDGDFWIGLRRRQIHKDSGADCSSQYYWLDNSRATFRNWLVTEPSCGRDQCVALFYRSSNSAGQKELNVFKWIDYNCNFKNNFICKYSDEKHLVSTPANNVTAHTGHDDLTLIPKHPPITRDNDKINTELSESSDDTGNIYYILLATVPVMLLLILVVSGVFCFRVMTKRRKEQNIIYAVPGQWVRTAPPKSQNEYEHTDTLKQPVAHLEYMSSDINRPFIFTSASGQDYENVQSSTTQCGFVTNDIYESSTATEAGWVDNDIYGY
- the laynb gene encoding chondrolectin isoform X1, with the translated sequence MEFMKVIGAVLALCFQPGCASKAFNDQRICRRGTEKPCYKIASFQDSRLRVSFEAARKKCRDDAGELLSIETENEQRLVERFVHEFKASDGDFWIGLRRRQIHKDSGADCSSQYYWLDNSRATFRNWLVTEPSCGRDQCVALFYRSSNSAGQKELNVFKWIDYNCNFKNNFICKYSDEKHLVSTPANNVTAHTGHDDLTLIPKHPPITRDNDKINTELSESSVSFSDDTGNIYYILLATVPVMLLLILVVSGVFCFRVMTKRRKEQNIIYAVPGQWVRTAPPKSQNEYEHTDTLKQPVAHLEYMSSDINRPFIFTSASGQDYENVQSSTTQCGFVTNDIYESSTATEAGWVDNDIYGY
- the laynb gene encoding layilin isoform X3, producing MEFMKVIGAVLALCFQPGCASKAFNDQRICRRGTEKPCYKIASFQDSRLRVSFEAARKKCRDDAGELLSIETENEQRLVERFVHEFKASDGDFWIGLRRRQIHKDSGADCSSQYYWLDNSRATFRNWLVTEPSCGRDQCVALFYRSSNSAGQKELNVFKWIDYNCNFKNNFICKYSDEKHLVSTPANNVTAHTVSFSDDTGNIYYILLATVPVMLLLILVVSGVFCFRVMTKRRKEQNIIYAVPGQWVRTAPPKSQNEYEHTDTLKQPVAHLEYMSSDINRPFIFTSASGQDYENVQSSTTQCGFVTNDIYESSTATEAGWVDNDIYGY